In Pseudoalteromonas sp. MM1, a single window of DNA contains:
- a CDS encoding LysE family translocator, with translation MNYLDEFLLIAIAHFFAVASPGPDFAVVLKQSIQQGRRNALWTSAGVGAAILLHVGYCVLGVALILTQSPNLFMALKYVAGAYLAYLGVQALRAAKPPVNKTDNIENKATPQESAWHAFRRGFLTNALNPKATLFFMSLFTLVISVTTPTSVQIVYGVYMALATWLWFSMLSLVLSKPSVRAFFQKSGYWFDRGIGVILIALAIRVVI, from the coding sequence GTGAACTATTTAGACGAATTTTTACTGATCGCCATCGCCCACTTTTTTGCAGTAGCCAGCCCAGGCCCCGATTTTGCCGTGGTGCTCAAACAAAGTATACAGCAGGGCAGGCGTAACGCCCTATGGACAAGCGCTGGCGTGGGCGCTGCTATTTTATTACACGTAGGATACTGCGTATTAGGGGTTGCGCTAATTTTAACGCAATCGCCTAATTTATTTATGGCACTAAAGTATGTTGCGGGCGCTTATTTAGCCTATTTAGGCGTACAAGCATTAAGGGCTGCCAAACCACCGGTAAATAAAACAGACAACATAGAAAACAAAGCAACCCCACAAGAAAGCGCATGGCATGCATTTAGGCGTGGCTTTTTAACCAACGCGCTTAACCCTAAAGCAACTCTCTTTTTTATGTCGCTATTTACTTTAGTTATTAGTGTAACTACACCAACTAGCGTGCAAATTGTGTATGGGGTTTATATGGCTTTGGCAACATGGCTGTGGTTTTCTATGCTTTCTTTGGTGCTGTCAAAACCCAGTGTACGGGCGTTTTTTCAAAAAAGCGGCTATTGGTTTGACCGGGGTATAGGTGTTATTTTAATTGCTTTAGCCATTCGTGTTGTAATTTAA
- a CDS encoding VOC family protein produces the protein MKLEHVHLVVNDIDTMLTFYQAAFPYWSIRSQGNNTWYGKPKRWVHFGDDNHYIAISDNGEHKNRDLTGHQVGLAHFAYVTNNLDAVVKRLKHAGFNVDKEGAENPFRKNVYYLDPAGFEVEFVQYMSDIPSERNNDL, from the coding sequence ATGAAATTAGAACACGTACATTTGGTAGTAAACGACATAGATACCATGCTTACATTTTATCAAGCTGCCTTCCCTTACTGGTCAATTAGAAGTCAAGGAAACAATACTTGGTATGGCAAACCTAAGCGCTGGGTACATTTTGGCGACGATAACCACTATATTGCAATAAGTGATAATGGTGAGCATAAAAACAGAGATTTGACAGGGCACCAAGTAGGGCTTGCGCATTTTGCTTACGTAACAAATAACCTAGATGCGGTTGTAAAGCGCTTAAAGCACGCAGGGTTTAACGTTGATAAAGAGGGCGCAGAAAACCCGTTTAGAAAAAATGTATATTACTTAGACCCAGCAGGGTTCGAAGTTGAGTTTGTGCAGTATATGAGTGACATTCCTAGCGAGCGTAATAACGATTTATAA
- a CDS encoding YqaE/Pmp3 family membrane protein: protein MDIIRIILSILLPPLGVFLQVGLGMHFWLNILLTLLGYFPGLIHAIYIIAKK, encoded by the coding sequence ATGGATATTATTCGTATTATATTGTCGATTTTACTGCCACCACTAGGCGTGTTTTTGCAAGTTGGTTTAGGTATGCACTTTTGGCTAAATATTTTACTAACTTTACTGGGTTACTTCCCCGGTTTAATTCATGCTATTTACATTATTGCTAAAAAATAA
- a CDS encoding LysR family transcriptional regulator — protein MKIADLQVLLKVAELQSITAAANQLDMSSSAASVSLKRIEQALGAQIFVRTTRQIRLTPEGERYLPLCQQALDLLQQGQVLIHEEQQSISGEVRIAVSSEMGRNLMRVLLNNIMDKHSEVTLRLQASDSRADFYRDGIDVALRALTKEAAQELNLYGFKICNIAHVLCASPEYIKKHGEPLTPDDLLNHNALLYKLYEVVHDGWELYNDNQKYKVKMNSDRAVNDGDIVRRWCIDGTGVAKKSAIDVAEDLLAGRLKRLMPDYKIPLTEMWLVLPSRQLITPAIRLIRDELKLTINQLRKKLIEQEIINEQEWPETF, from the coding sequence ATGAAAATAGCTGATTTACAAGTATTGCTTAAAGTGGCTGAGCTGCAATCAATTACTGCTGCTGCAAATCAATTAGATATGAGCTCATCGGCTGCTAGTGTCTCGTTAAAGCGAATAGAGCAGGCGCTTGGTGCACAAATATTTGTGCGCACAACAAGGCAAATACGCCTCACGCCCGAAGGAGAACGCTATTTACCCCTATGTCAGCAGGCGCTCGATTTATTGCAACAAGGGCAGGTGCTTATTCATGAAGAGCAGCAATCTATTAGTGGTGAAGTGCGAATAGCCGTGTCATCCGAAATGGGGCGCAACCTTATGCGGGTGTTACTGAATAATATTATGGATAAACACAGCGAAGTGACGCTGCGCTTACAAGCAAGCGACAGTCGCGCTGATTTTTACCGTGATGGAATTGATGTTGCGCTGCGCGCCTTAACAAAAGAGGCCGCACAGGAGCTAAACTTATACGGCTTTAAAATTTGCAACATTGCACACGTGCTATGCGCCTCGCCTGAGTACATTAAAAAGCACGGTGAGCCGTTAACACCAGATGACTTACTTAATCATAATGCGCTTTTATATAAGCTTTACGAGGTAGTGCATGATGGGTGGGAGCTGTATAACGATAACCAAAAATACAAAGTTAAAATGAATAGCGACCGAGCTGTTAACGATGGTGATATAGTCAGGCGTTGGTGTATTGATGGTACCGGGGTTGCCAAAAAGTCGGCCATTGATGTAGCTGAAGATTTACTCGCGGGTAGATTAAAAAGGTTAATGCCCGATTACAAAATCCCCCTGACCGAAATGTGGTTAGTATTACCAAGTCGCCAGCTTATAACGCCTGCCATAAGGCTTATTCGTGATGAGCTAAAGCTCACTATTAACCAATTAAGGAAAAAACTTATTGAGCAAGAGATTATTAACGAGCAAGAGTGGCCTGAAACATTCTAA
- a CDS encoding DUF4437 domain-containing protein yields MKLLLKASTLALVATLISTPASAEQSASKVVAASNIDWGYLNPLRGDKSPGAADLWGDRTTDTATGMLVRFKKGFESPPHIHNITYRGIVIEGQMHNDDPTAEKMWMPAGSFWTQPAGENHTTAANGKTNLIYLEIDSGPYLVKPTNAQFDNGERPLNLHADNMVWLNSSDLNDINAKGVQTTYLWGSTADMNGSMIKLPAGFKGEIKTKASEFRAVVIAGAVEYNSSEQDKTQNLSAGSYVESSGNFTHTIENTSDKATTIYIRTNSKYQVN; encoded by the coding sequence ATGAAATTATTACTAAAGGCATCAACACTCGCACTGGTTGCCACACTCATATCAACGCCAGCCTCTGCAGAGCAAAGCGCATCAAAAGTTGTTGCTGCCAGCAATATTGACTGGGGCTACTTAAACCCGCTACGTGGTGATAAAAGCCCTGGCGCTGCAGATTTGTGGGGAGATCGCACAACCGACACTGCAACAGGCATGCTCGTACGCTTTAAAAAAGGCTTTGAATCTCCGCCGCACATTCACAATATTACCTACCGCGGTATCGTTATTGAAGGCCAAATGCACAATGACGACCCAACAGCTGAAAAAATGTGGATGCCAGCGGGTTCGTTTTGGACACAACCTGCAGGTGAAAACCACACCACAGCAGCAAATGGTAAAACTAACTTAATTTATCTAGAAATCGACTCAGGACCATACTTAGTTAAACCGACTAATGCCCAGTTTGATAATGGCGAGCGCCCGCTAAACCTACATGCAGACAACATGGTATGGTTAAACAGCAGCGATTTAAACGACATAAACGCCAAAGGCGTGCAAACAACCTACCTTTGGGGAAGCACAGCCGATATGAACGGCTCAATGATTAAACTTCCTGCCGGCTTTAAAGGTGAAATAAAAACAAAAGCAAGCGAATTTCGTGCTGTTGTTATAGCCGGCGCAGTTGAGTACAACTCAAGCGAGCAAGATAAAACGCAAAACCTAAGCGCAGGCAGCTATGTAGAATCAAGCGGTAACTTTACCCACACGATTGAGAACACAAGCGACAAAGCAACCACTATTTACATTCGTACTAATAGTAAGTACCAAGTAAACTAG
- a CDS encoding LiaF domain-containing protein — protein sequence MPVKIEDRPIEQVREQVIDQLIYNYSHGVISAEAFERRLDSAMEATDNTALLNLIEDLTLTTDTQYTAQKQTQFAPNYSAQQADEESLTLRSILGSSERSGQWVVPKDIYIQNYMGSIVLDFTDAIFTHQHVTIHVSCYLGSEEIYVPEHVNVVSKMFCIMGSFENKTVSLNKRQGPTISLEGKTVLGSVEVKVKRTIKEKFVSFANDLKAQFGVNNK from the coding sequence ATGCCTGTAAAAATTGAAGACCGCCCAATAGAGCAAGTTCGCGAGCAAGTGATAGATCAACTTATTTATAACTACAGCCATGGCGTTATCTCAGCCGAGGCCTTTGAAAGGCGCTTAGACAGTGCCATGGAAGCAACCGATAACACCGCGTTACTTAATTTAATAGAGGATTTAACCCTTACTACTGATACCCAGTACACTGCCCAAAAGCAAACTCAGTTTGCCCCAAATTACAGTGCCCAACAAGCGGATGAAGAAAGCTTAACACTACGAAGTATTTTAGGCTCGAGCGAGCGTAGCGGCCAATGGGTGGTCCCTAAAGATATTTACATTCAAAACTATATGGGATCAATTGTGCTTGATTTTACCGATGCTATATTTACCCATCAACATGTCACTATTCACGTTAGCTGTTATTTAGGTAGCGAAGAAATTTATGTACCAGAACACGTTAATGTAGTGTCTAAAATGTTTTGCATAATGGGCAGCTTTGAAAATAAAACAGTGTCGCTCAATAAGCGCCAAGGCCCTACAATCAGCCTTGAGGGTAAAACTGTTTTAGGTTCGGTGGAAGTAAAAGTTAAACGTACCATTAAAGAAAAATTTGTCAGTTTTGCTAATGATTTAAAGGCCCAGTTTGGGGTAAATAATAAGTAA
- a CDS encoding serine hydrolase yields the protein MKLTKLASLALLASATFNSWAQINTTHLEEVINTSMARFDVPGMAVAVVQDDKVVFAKGFGISNLNTNAKVNKDTLFGIASNTKAFTSAALAKLVDEGKLSWDDRVIDHLPEFRLYDSYVTREMRIRDLLSHRSGLGLGQGDLMIWPSTDKSIAAILAGLQYLKPASSFRSQYAYNNLMFVTAGEVVARVSGMSWNDYIEKNILQPLHMDNSRAGFSRIPKSNKNWAIGHIPMDGKLNPFFVNYLEDFRGAGAIASSVSDMSQWLLTQLAAGKMPSGEQLFSEKQQAQMWHPHITSMASKSAYEAYHQQFRGYGLGWSIEDYHGFKKLGHGGGILGMVSQVTLLPEKKLGIVILSNQQAFSALSAVTHEVLEDALKLEDKDWVEELAKKHFAGKQTAYASAKPDTPADYQPQLPNINYTGTLHDDWYGDVIIEQLDGKLRIDFTHTKRLKGTLEHYTGNTFIVKWDEKLLEADAFIRFDMGESNRVNSAKMRAVSTAVTDFSFDFRNLNLKAK from the coding sequence ATGAAACTTACCAAATTAGCCAGTTTAGCTTTGCTTGCCAGTGCCACTTTTAATAGTTGGGCACAAATTAATACCACGCACTTAGAGGAGGTGATTAACACCTCAATGGCACGCTTTGACGTACCGGGTATGGCGGTAGCAGTTGTGCAAGACGATAAAGTTGTATTTGCTAAAGGGTTTGGGATAAGTAATCTCAATACAAATGCAAAAGTGAACAAAGACACACTTTTTGGTATTGCCTCAAACACAAAAGCGTTTACCAGTGCAGCGCTGGCTAAGTTGGTTGATGAAGGTAAGTTAAGTTGGGATGACAGAGTAATTGATCACTTACCTGAGTTTAGGTTGTACGACTCCTACGTTACTCGCGAAATGCGCATTCGTGATTTATTAAGCCACCGCAGTGGTTTAGGGCTTGGCCAAGGCGATTTAATGATTTGGCCAAGTACTGATAAATCTATAGCGGCTATTTTAGCCGGCCTACAATATTTAAAGCCAGCCAGCAGCTTTCGAAGCCAGTATGCCTATAACAACTTAATGTTTGTGACCGCAGGCGAAGTGGTGGCACGTGTATCAGGTATGAGCTGGAACGATTATATCGAAAAAAATATATTACAGCCTTTGCACATGGATAACTCGCGCGCGGGCTTTTCGCGTATTCCAAAAAGCAATAAAAATTGGGCAATTGGCCACATACCAATGGATGGCAAGCTCAATCCTTTTTTTGTTAACTACCTAGAAGACTTTAGAGGTGCAGGGGCTATTGCATCGAGCGTAAGTGATATGAGCCAATGGTTACTTACGCAGTTAGCTGCTGGAAAAATGCCAAGCGGTGAGCAGCTATTTAGTGAAAAACAGCAAGCGCAAATGTGGCACCCGCATATTACCTCTATGGCGTCTAAAAGTGCGTATGAGGCCTATCATCAGCAATTTAGAGGCTATGGGTTAGGTTGGAGCATTGAAGATTATCACGGCTTTAAAAAGCTAGGCCACGGTGGGGGCATTTTAGGTATGGTGTCGCAAGTTACATTGCTGCCAGAGAAAAAGCTTGGCATTGTTATTTTATCTAATCAGCAAGCATTTAGTGCGCTTTCGGCGGTTACTCATGAAGTACTTGAAGATGCTTTAAAACTTGAAGATAAAGACTGGGTTGAAGAGTTAGCTAAAAAACATTTTGCAGGTAAACAAACAGCCTACGCAAGTGCAAAACCCGACACTCCAGCAGATTATCAGCCACAGTTACCTAATATTAATTACACCGGCACGTTACATGATGATTGGTACGGGGATGTAATTATTGAGCAGCTAGATGGCAAACTACGTATTGATTTTACCCATACCAAACGCTTAAAAGGCACGCTTGAGCATTACACGGGTAATACGTTTATTGTTAAATGGGATGAAAAACTACTTGAGGCCGATGCATTTATTCGTTTTGATATGGGCGAAAGTAATCGTGTAAATAGCGCCAAAATGCGCGCGGTATCAACAGCGGTGACCGACTTTAGTTTTGATTTTAGAAACCTAAATTTAAAAGCTAAGTAG
- a CDS encoding CreA family protein, with protein sequence MKLPHRFKRLAVLLSAVVTLSACSDDVASVSLGLFTTKDVVVNSQQDPLVKGVTCHISHIEADLDFSDPSDMSIACRQTGPITADMLQAIDRSKSGEVVFKSSKSILFKSLKVRRIYDAQNRTLLYLSYSTKESSGSHHHALSTVPLYNTQAWNWALEQE encoded by the coding sequence ATGAAATTACCACACCGCTTTAAACGTTTAGCTGTGCTATTAAGCGCAGTGGTTACATTAAGCGCTTGCTCAGATGATGTTGCATCAGTGAGTTTAGGGCTATTTACTACTAAAGATGTAGTGGTAAATTCGCAGCAAGACCCGCTAGTAAAAGGGGTTACGTGTCATATTAGCCATATTGAGGCCGACTTAGATTTTTCAGATCCCTCTGATATGTCTATTGCGTGCCGTCAAACTGGGCCAATTACAGCCGATATGCTACAAGCAATAGACCGTAGTAAGTCAGGCGAGGTGGTGTTTAAGTCATCAAAAAGTATTTTATTTAAATCGCTAAAAGTGCGTCGTATTTACGATGCACAAAACCGCACATTATTATACTTATCGTACTCGACTAAAGAGTCGAGCGGCAGCCACCACCATGCACTTTCAACCGTGCCTTTATATAATACACAAGCTTGGAACTGGGCACTTGAACAAGAGTAA
- a CDS encoding gamma-glutamylcyclotransferase family protein, translated as MPIYNFSFGSNMSSNRLLARLPKAKRVGTAVLKGYELTFNMLFKDGSGKCSIQKSDDKNALVYGVVYELDEAEKAILDTIEGPGYDCVAIKPTLLDGEQIEAHCYIANTHDNDVLPYDWYIQHVHRGALEAGVPKEYSDAILNRPHKPDTNKARADIEFAVHQK; from the coding sequence ATGCCTATTTATAATTTTTCGTTTGGATCGAATATGTCCTCTAATCGCTTGCTTGCGCGTTTACCAAAAGCAAAGCGAGTTGGCACGGCTGTACTAAAAGGCTACGAGCTTACGTTTAATATGCTATTTAAAGATGGCTCGGGTAAGTGCAGTATTCAAAAGAGTGATGATAAAAACGCCTTGGTATATGGCGTGGTGTATGAACTTGATGAAGCCGAAAAAGCAATTTTAGACACCATAGAGGGTCCTGGGTACGATTGCGTGGCTATTAAGCCCACTTTGTTAGATGGTGAGCAAATAGAGGCTCATTGCTATATTGCAAACACCCACGATAACGATGTACTGCCATACGACTGGTATATTCAGCACGTTCATCGCGGCGCGCTTGAGGCGGGCGTTCCAAAAGAATACAGTGATGCAATACTTAATCGGCCGCATAAACCCGATACAAATAAAGCGCGTGCTGATATTGAATTTGCAGTGCACCAAAAATAA
- a CDS encoding BON domain-containing protein, with amino-acid sequence MKTFNKSMIAALVLGTTAMGAQAGTWENESKDAWIDGKAETVLLMNTNLNNFDINTDVKNGKVVLTGKVNSDLDKELAEELVISLDGVSDVENNLTVVKNMDMDDKDRDTMGDDDNDLTDAKITTVITTRFLFDSEVDGTDIDVDTDNGIVKLKGSVETEAEKQLAVKIAKNAEDVRDVVDELTIVAE; translated from the coding sequence ATGAAAACATTCAACAAATCTATGATTGCGGCTTTAGTTCTAGGTACTACAGCTATGGGTGCTCAAGCGGGCACGTGGGAAAATGAAAGTAAAGATGCTTGGATTGATGGTAAGGCAGAAACAGTGCTTCTTATGAACACTAATCTAAACAACTTTGACATTAACACTGATGTAAAAAATGGCAAGGTAGTACTTACAGGTAAAGTAAACAGCGACCTTGATAAAGAGCTAGCTGAAGAACTTGTAATTAGTCTAGATGGCGTATCTGATGTAGAAAACAACCTAACGGTTGTGAAAAACATGGATATGGACGACAAAGATCGTGACACTATGGGTGATGACGATAACGACTTAACTGACGCTAAAATCACCACGGTAATTACAACACGTTTCTTATTTGACTCAGAAGTTGACGGTACAGATATCGACGTTGATACCGACAACGGTATAGTAAAACTTAAAGGTTCTGTTGAAACAGAAGCCGAAAAGCAGTTAGCAGTAAAAATTGCTAAAAATGCTGAAGATGTTCGTGACGTGGTAGATGAACTAACTATCGTTGCCGAATAA
- a CDS encoding 5-carboxymethyl-2-hydroxymuconate Delta-isomerase produces MPHIIIEHSEDLPVLPQVLVEKVHNATFQSGLFDLETIKTRAIAYQQYQLGEGKEGFIHIAAHIMAGRSIEQKQMLSESLLECLKTYCRDSDSLSVNIYDIQHEIYRKN; encoded by the coding sequence ATGCCGCACATTATTATTGAACACTCTGAAGATCTTCCTGTATTACCGCAAGTGCTTGTTGAAAAAGTCCATAACGCGACTTTTCAAAGTGGTTTGTTTGACTTAGAAACCATTAAAACCCGTGCTATTGCTTATCAGCAATACCAGCTAGGTGAAGGAAAAGAAGGGTTTATTCACATTGCGGCGCATATTATGGCCGGGCGCTCTATTGAACAAAAACAAATGTTAAGCGAGAGCTTGCTTGAATGCTTAAAAACATATTGCCGAGATTCTGACAGCTTAAGCGTTAATATTTACGATATTCAACACGAAATTTACCGTAAAAATTAA